The Breoghania sp. genome has a segment encoding these proteins:
- a CDS encoding acyltransferase domain-containing protein: MAADLLNTDAVFRQWMEIGDRIVQDAQGFSPLAAIHDDARSRADAFDHLEHSHPSLFMVQFAAAKMLQARGLRPDLLVGVSLGEFVAMSLAGMIPFETALKAVADQPKTFRKTCQPGALIAALAPPSIRDASPLLRERTEIAGINAERHCVLACEAENTGAVSDELRRLDTPFQALPVPFAFHSRWIDGAEDTFLQAVSDLRFETPFWPVWSCCLGRPVQAADGPLLWRIVRDRMQLQATFAAIEADGGAHYVDLSPTGTFVAVLRQDLRRSSTSKISPLMSPFGGDLKRLDALCGEKA, from the coding sequence ATGGCGGCAGATCTCTTGAACACCGATGCCGTCTTCCGACAGTGGATGGAAATAGGCGACAGGATCGTTCAAGACGCGCAAGGCTTTTCGCCGCTTGCCGCCATCCATGACGATGCGCGCAGCCGTGCGGACGCCTTCGATCATCTGGAGCATTCCCACCCCTCCCTCTTCATGGTGCAATTCGCGGCAGCCAAGATGTTGCAGGCGCGTGGGCTCAGGCCCGACCTGCTGGTGGGCGTGAGCCTTGGCGAATTCGTCGCCATGAGTTTGGCCGGGATGATCCCGTTTGAAACCGCGTTGAAAGCGGTCGCGGACCAGCCGAAGACCTTTCGCAAGACCTGCCAGCCCGGCGCGCTGATCGCTGCCCTTGCGCCGCCGAGCATCCGCGATGCGTCGCCTCTCCTGCGAGAGCGAACCGAGATCGCCGGCATCAATGCCGAGCGCCATTGTGTGCTGGCCTGCGAGGCAGAGAACACGGGCGCGGTCAGCGATGAATTGCGCCGCCTCGACACGCCCTTTCAGGCGCTGCCCGTGCCCTTCGCCTTTCATTCACGCTGGATCGACGGGGCGGAGGACACCTTCTTGCAGGCCGTCTCGGACTTGCGCTTCGAGACGCCGTTCTGGCCGGTCTGGTCGTGCTGTCTCGGACGTCCTGTTCAAGCCGCCGACGGCCCCCTTCTGTGGCGGATCGTGCGCGACCGGATGCAGCTGCAGGCGACATTTGCAGCCATCGAGGCTGATGGCGGGGCGCATTATGTCGATCTCAGCCCGACGGGCACCTTCGTTGCCGTGCTCCGGCAGGACCTGCGTAGAAGCTCGACCTCGAAGATCAGCCCGCTGATGTCGCCCTTCGGCGGGGATCTGAAGCGGCTGGATGCGCTTTGCGGCGAGAAAGCCTGA
- a CDS encoding cytochrome P450 has protein sequence MSETIAPAIDWWTLLTDPDYLANPHPDLTRIRKMGAVHLDEPSGIYFVLGHEAFNAMVRAPEMGRDTRLWTNGWSRPESKARDPLSYELFSEFQRQMVNADPPDHRRMRDVYEKAFRPAEIPPLRPMIEAEARELADALPEGEPVDFMTGFANHLPLRVVRNLFRISPEMDPALARWNAALVKIGDIMMSQDQKREALEALRAYKAFLREHLEAERGNAENRLIALALEALDDGIMDEEETLNNLKGLVSGNETTVNVLGNGLLTLMRNPSQFNRLRANPDLMRTAIEEMMRYEPAINFILRVAIRDFELDGMTLPAGSLALGLICAINRDPARFADAETFDIARKPNAQVIFGGGPHVCIGAALARLEVDVALSVLMDRFSRIEPAGEPVWWTDRTNQRGLERLPVRLWR, from the coding sequence ATGAGCGAAACCATTGCCCCGGCGATTGACTGGTGGACCCTGCTCACCGACCCGGATTACCTCGCCAATCCGCATCCCGACCTGACGCGCATCCGCAAGATGGGGGCGGTGCATCTGGATGAGCCGTCCGGCATCTATTTCGTGCTTGGTCACGAGGCCTTCAACGCCATGGTGCGCGCGCCTGAAATGGGCCGCGATACCCGCCTGTGGACCAATGGCTGGAGCCGCCCGGAAAGCAAGGCGCGCGATCCGCTGAGCTATGAGCTTTTCAGCGAGTTCCAGCGCCAGATGGTGAATGCCGATCCGCCCGATCACCGCCGCATGCGCGATGTCTATGAAAAGGCCTTCCGCCCGGCCGAGATCCCGCCGCTGCGCCCGATGATCGAGGCGGAAGCGCGCGAGCTGGCCGACGCCCTGCCAGAAGGGGAGCCGGTCGACTTCATGACCGGCTTTGCCAACCATCTGCCCCTTCGCGTCGTGCGCAATCTCTTCCGCATCTCGCCCGAAATGGACCCCGCCCTTGCCCGCTGGAACGCGGCGCTGGTGAAGATCGGCGACATCATGATGTCGCAGGACCAGAAGCGCGAGGCGCTGGAGGCGCTGCGCGCCTACAAGGCATTCCTGCGCGAACATCTGGAAGCCGAGCGCGGCAATGCGGAAAACCGGCTGATCGCACTGGCGCTCGAAGCCCTTGATGACGGGATCATGGATGAGGAGGAAACCCTCAACAATCTGAAGGGTCTCGTCTCCGGCAACGAGACCACCGTCAACGTGCTCGGCAACGGGCTCCTGACCCTCATGCGCAACCCCTCGCAATTTAACCGCCTGCGCGCCAACCCAGATCTCATGCGCACCGCGATTGAGGAAATGATGCGCTATGAGCCCGCCATCAATTTCATCCTGCGCGTGGCGATCAGGGATTTCGAACTGGATGGCATGACGTTGCCTGCAGGCTCGCTGGCATTGGGTCTCATCTGCGCGATCAACCGCGATCCGGCGCGCTTTGCGGATGCGGAGACCTTCGATATCGCGCGAAAGCCCAATGCGCAGGTGATCTTCGGTGGCGGTCCCCATGTCTGCATCGGGGCCGCCCTTGCGCGGTTGGAAGTCGATGTCGCGCTGAGCGTTCTGATGGACCGCTTTTCCCGCATCGAGCCTGCGGGCGAGCCTGTCTGGTGGACGGATCGCACCAACCAGCGCGGCCTCGAACGCCTGCCGGTTCGCCTCTGGCGGTAA